The following are encoded together in the Bactrocera neohumeralis isolate Rockhampton chromosome 6, APGP_CSIRO_Bneo_wtdbg2-racon-allhic-juicebox.fasta_v2, whole genome shotgun sequence genome:
- the LOC126762151 gene encoding protein kinase C and casein kinase substrate in neurons protein 1 isoform X3, with amino-acid sequence MSHHSDDHLLQAGSDSFWEPGNYKRTTKRIEDGYKLCNDLQTLIQERADIEKGYAKNLRAWSKKWGELIEKGPEYGTSEAAWKSVLTEAERISDVHLKIKENLCNDVNSQIKSWQKDNYHHTLMQIKQRKDMEDMFKKAQKPWAKLLAKVEKTKSDYHAACKTERSATNQERNATADSSLSPDQVKKMHDRVQKTKDQVAKCREKYEQAIGEITKYNSVYIEDMTSVFEKCQAMERTRLMFFKEVLFNIHSCLDLTKVQCLPQIYEEFYHTINNADQQKDLKWWSNNHGVNMAMNWPAFVEYTEEFRDIAKGSKSKEALPAAPITLINQRPVAEDPHDYNTNSLKKNASYSSKGSGKAIQQESSSSPTSATGSTAAGPGKGLSTTSTTNNRNSSVTNGNGKPEVNPFEEEEEWDEGDNVLVDNGEKGIPVKALYDYEGAEDDELTFKQGEVFEKLEDEDEQGWCKGRMNGRVGLYPANYVEPLHT; translated from the exons ATGTCGCATCACAGCGATGATCACCTTTTACAGGCTGGTAGTGACTCCTTTTGGGAGCCTGGTAACTACAAGCGCACCACTAAACGAATTGAAGATGGCTACAA GCTTTGCAATGATTTGCAGACACTTATACAAGAACGTGCCGATATTGAAAAAGGATATGCGAAGAATTTGCGTGCATGGTCGAAAAAATGGGGAGAGCTAATCGAAAAAG gtCCCGAATATGGCACTTCGGAAGCCGCTTGGAAAAGTGTACTCACGGAAGCTGAACGCATCAGTGAcgtgcatttaaaaataaaagaaaacctCTGTAACGATGTAAACAGCCAAATAAAATCTTGGCAGAAAGACAACTACCATCATACGCTAATGCAGATTAAGCAACGTAAGGATATGGAGGATATGTTTAAGAAGGCTCAAAAACCTTGGGCTAAATTACTAGCTAAAGTAGAGAAGACAAAGTCTGATTATCACGCTGCTTGTAAAACAGAACGTAGTGCCACCAATCAGGAACGGAATGCCACAGCAGATAGCTCATTATCGCCAGACCAG gtaaaaaaaatgCATGATCGCGTTCAAAAAACTAAAGATCAAGTGGCTAAATGTCGAGAGAAATACGAACAAGCTATCGGGGAGATTACCAAATATAATTCGGTATACATCGAGGATATGACGTCGGTGTTTGAAAAGTGCCAAGCCATGGAGAGGACTCGGTTAATGTTCTTCAAAGAGGTCCTATTTAACATACACTCCTGCTTGGACCTCACGAAGGTGCAATG TCTACCACAAATATATGAAGAATTCTACCATACCATAAATAATGCGGACCAACAAAAGGATCTCAAATGGTGGTCAAATAATCATGGTGTCAATATGGCTATGAATTGGCCAGCATTTGTG GAGTATACTGAAGAGTTCCGTGATATAGCAAAGGGTAGCAAATCAAAGGAGGCACTTCCGGCAGCACCAATTACACTCATCAATCAGCGACCAGTCGCTGAAGACCCACAT GATTATAATACGAATAGCCTAAAGAAAAATGCATCATATTCAAGCAAAGGTAGTGGAAAGGCCATCCAACAAGAGTCTTCGTCTTCCCCAACATCGGCAACAGGGTCCACAGCTGCGGGGCCCGGGAAAGGTTTGAGTACAACCTCAACTACAAATAACCGCAATTCAAGCGTAAC TAACGGTAACGGCAAACCCGAAGTCAATCCCTTCGAGGAAGAGGAGGAATGGGATGAGGGTGATAATGTGTTAGTGGATAATGGCGAGAAAGGTATTCCAGTTAAGGCTTTATATGATTACGAAGGAGCCGAAGATGATGAGCTGACATTTAAACAAG GTGAGGTCTTTGAGAAACTAGAAGACGAAGACGAGCAAGGTTGGTGCAAAGGGCGCATGAATGGGCGTGTTGGCCTTTACCCCGCAAATTACGTAGAACCGCTACATACGTAA
- the LOC126762151 gene encoding protein kinase C and casein kinase substrate in neurons protein 1 isoform X1: MCIYFTAFKAENINLSYVMSHHSDDHLLQAGSDSFWEPGNYKRTTKRIEDGYKLCNDLQTLIQERADIEKGYAKNLRAWSKKWGELIEKGPEYGTSEAAWKSVLTEAERISDVHLKIKENLCNDVNSQIKSWQKDNYHHTLMQIKQRKDMEDMFKKAQKPWAKLLAKVEKTKSDYHAACKTERSATNQERNATADSSLSPDQVKKMHDRVQKTKDQVAKCREKYEQAIGEITKYNSVYIEDMTSVFEKCQAMERTRLMFFKEVLFNIHSCLDLTKVQCLPQIYEEFYHTINNADQQKDLKWWSNNHGVNMAMNWPAFVEYTEEFRDIAKGSKSKEALPAAPITLINQRPVAEDPHDYNTNSLKKNASYSSKGSGKAIQQESSSSPTSATGSTAAGPGKGLSTTSTTNNRNSSVTNGNGKPEVNPFEEEEEWDEGDNVLVDNGEKGIPVKALYDYEGAEDDELTFKQGEVFEKLEDEDEQGWCKGRMNGRVGLYPANYVEPLHT, from the exons atgtgtatatattttaccgCTTTTAAGGCTGAAAATATTAATCTTTCTTAT GTCATGTCGCATCACAGCGATGATCACCTTTTACAGGCTGGTAGTGACTCCTTTTGGGAGCCTGGTAACTACAAGCGCACCACTAAACGAATTGAAGATGGCTACAA GCTTTGCAATGATTTGCAGACACTTATACAAGAACGTGCCGATATTGAAAAAGGATATGCGAAGAATTTGCGTGCATGGTCGAAAAAATGGGGAGAGCTAATCGAAAAAG gtCCCGAATATGGCACTTCGGAAGCCGCTTGGAAAAGTGTACTCACGGAAGCTGAACGCATCAGTGAcgtgcatttaaaaataaaagaaaacctCTGTAACGATGTAAACAGCCAAATAAAATCTTGGCAGAAAGACAACTACCATCATACGCTAATGCAGATTAAGCAACGTAAGGATATGGAGGATATGTTTAAGAAGGCTCAAAAACCTTGGGCTAAATTACTAGCTAAAGTAGAGAAGACAAAGTCTGATTATCACGCTGCTTGTAAAACAGAACGTAGTGCCACCAATCAGGAACGGAATGCCACAGCAGATAGCTCATTATCGCCAGACCAG gtaaaaaaaatgCATGATCGCGTTCAAAAAACTAAAGATCAAGTGGCTAAATGTCGAGAGAAATACGAACAAGCTATCGGGGAGATTACCAAATATAATTCGGTATACATCGAGGATATGACGTCGGTGTTTGAAAAGTGCCAAGCCATGGAGAGGACTCGGTTAATGTTCTTCAAAGAGGTCCTATTTAACATACACTCCTGCTTGGACCTCACGAAGGTGCAATG TCTACCACAAATATATGAAGAATTCTACCATACCATAAATAATGCGGACCAACAAAAGGATCTCAAATGGTGGTCAAATAATCATGGTGTCAATATGGCTATGAATTGGCCAGCATTTGTG GAGTATACTGAAGAGTTCCGTGATATAGCAAAGGGTAGCAAATCAAAGGAGGCACTTCCGGCAGCACCAATTACACTCATCAATCAGCGACCAGTCGCTGAAGACCCACAT GATTATAATACGAATAGCCTAAAGAAAAATGCATCATATTCAAGCAAAGGTAGTGGAAAGGCCATCCAACAAGAGTCTTCGTCTTCCCCAACATCGGCAACAGGGTCCACAGCTGCGGGGCCCGGGAAAGGTTTGAGTACAACCTCAACTACAAATAACCGCAATTCAAGCGTAAC TAACGGTAACGGCAAACCCGAAGTCAATCCCTTCGAGGAAGAGGAGGAATGGGATGAGGGTGATAATGTGTTAGTGGATAATGGCGAGAAAGGTATTCCAGTTAAGGCTTTATATGATTACGAAGGAGCCGAAGATGATGAGCTGACATTTAAACAAG GTGAGGTCTTTGAGAAACTAGAAGACGAAGACGAGCAAGGTTGGTGCAAAGGGCGCATGAATGGGCGTGTTGGCCTTTACCCCGCAAATTACGTAGAACCGCTACATACGTAA
- the LOC126762151 gene encoding protein kinase C and casein kinase substrate in neurons protein 1 isoform X2, which produces MCFEKCVMSHHSDDHLLQAGSDSFWEPGNYKRTTKRIEDGYKLCNDLQTLIQERADIEKGYAKNLRAWSKKWGELIEKGPEYGTSEAAWKSVLTEAERISDVHLKIKENLCNDVNSQIKSWQKDNYHHTLMQIKQRKDMEDMFKKAQKPWAKLLAKVEKTKSDYHAACKTERSATNQERNATADSSLSPDQVKKMHDRVQKTKDQVAKCREKYEQAIGEITKYNSVYIEDMTSVFEKCQAMERTRLMFFKEVLFNIHSCLDLTKVQCLPQIYEEFYHTINNADQQKDLKWWSNNHGVNMAMNWPAFVEYTEEFRDIAKGSKSKEALPAAPITLINQRPVAEDPHDYNTNSLKKNASYSSKGSGKAIQQESSSSPTSATGSTAAGPGKGLSTTSTTNNRNSSVTNGNGKPEVNPFEEEEEWDEGDNVLVDNGEKGIPVKALYDYEGAEDDELTFKQGEVFEKLEDEDEQGWCKGRMNGRVGLYPANYVEPLHT; this is translated from the exons ATGTGCTTCGAAAAATGT GTCATGTCGCATCACAGCGATGATCACCTTTTACAGGCTGGTAGTGACTCCTTTTGGGAGCCTGGTAACTACAAGCGCACCACTAAACGAATTGAAGATGGCTACAA GCTTTGCAATGATTTGCAGACACTTATACAAGAACGTGCCGATATTGAAAAAGGATATGCGAAGAATTTGCGTGCATGGTCGAAAAAATGGGGAGAGCTAATCGAAAAAG gtCCCGAATATGGCACTTCGGAAGCCGCTTGGAAAAGTGTACTCACGGAAGCTGAACGCATCAGTGAcgtgcatttaaaaataaaagaaaacctCTGTAACGATGTAAACAGCCAAATAAAATCTTGGCAGAAAGACAACTACCATCATACGCTAATGCAGATTAAGCAACGTAAGGATATGGAGGATATGTTTAAGAAGGCTCAAAAACCTTGGGCTAAATTACTAGCTAAAGTAGAGAAGACAAAGTCTGATTATCACGCTGCTTGTAAAACAGAACGTAGTGCCACCAATCAGGAACGGAATGCCACAGCAGATAGCTCATTATCGCCAGACCAG gtaaaaaaaatgCATGATCGCGTTCAAAAAACTAAAGATCAAGTGGCTAAATGTCGAGAGAAATACGAACAAGCTATCGGGGAGATTACCAAATATAATTCGGTATACATCGAGGATATGACGTCGGTGTTTGAAAAGTGCCAAGCCATGGAGAGGACTCGGTTAATGTTCTTCAAAGAGGTCCTATTTAACATACACTCCTGCTTGGACCTCACGAAGGTGCAATG TCTACCACAAATATATGAAGAATTCTACCATACCATAAATAATGCGGACCAACAAAAGGATCTCAAATGGTGGTCAAATAATCATGGTGTCAATATGGCTATGAATTGGCCAGCATTTGTG GAGTATACTGAAGAGTTCCGTGATATAGCAAAGGGTAGCAAATCAAAGGAGGCACTTCCGGCAGCACCAATTACACTCATCAATCAGCGACCAGTCGCTGAAGACCCACAT GATTATAATACGAATAGCCTAAAGAAAAATGCATCATATTCAAGCAAAGGTAGTGGAAAGGCCATCCAACAAGAGTCTTCGTCTTCCCCAACATCGGCAACAGGGTCCACAGCTGCGGGGCCCGGGAAAGGTTTGAGTACAACCTCAACTACAAATAACCGCAATTCAAGCGTAAC TAACGGTAACGGCAAACCCGAAGTCAATCCCTTCGAGGAAGAGGAGGAATGGGATGAGGGTGATAATGTGTTAGTGGATAATGGCGAGAAAGGTATTCCAGTTAAGGCTTTATATGATTACGAAGGAGCCGAAGATGATGAGCTGACATTTAAACAAG GTGAGGTCTTTGAGAAACTAGAAGACGAAGACGAGCAAGGTTGGTGCAAAGGGCGCATGAATGGGCGTGTTGGCCTTTACCCCGCAAATTACGTAGAACCGCTACATACGTAA